CAGGCGATAGACCGTCTGGTGCCGTCAGGCCGCCATCAGGGCATCGTGGCATTCGTGGGGGCCAAGGCCTACGCGGAGCTGGAAGATATTCTTCGGGCCGCCCGTGATCGAAATCAGCCGCCGCTCGTCCTGCTGCTCGATGGTGTCGAGGATCCGCACAATCTCGGCGCAGTTCTGCGGACTGCGGAAGCCGCCGGCGCTCATGGCGTGATCATTCCCGAACGCCGCGCCGTCGGATTGACCGCCACGGTGGCCAAGGCCTCGGCCGGTGCGGTAGAGCATCTGCCGGTCGCCTGCGTGACAAATCTGTCGCGCGCCATCGAAGAATTAAAAGCACAGAACCTCTGGGTCTACGCGCTCGACCCCTCGGCGGACAAATCCTGCACGGCACTCGATCTCACCGGACCGGTGGCACTGGTGCTGGGCGGGGAGGACAAGGGGGTGCGGGCGGGCGTGCTGGAGAAGTGCGATGACCGTGCAAAAATTCCGATGCACGGGCGCGTGGCGTCACTGAACGTGTCGGCGGCAGCTGCGATCGTGTTGTTCGAGGTGGTTCGCCAGCGGACACGCGGCAGCGGAGCGTAGGCAGTTGGGCGGGAGGTGAGGCCCGCACCGGCGAGTCAGTATTGGCACGGCGGGCGAGGACGGTCGTGACGCTGGAGCTATAAGGCGCGGCCCCCCGTACAGTGGGCGTGGAGGACAGCCCAGAGGGCAGGCCTCCTAGGAGTTCAACTGAAGGCTTTGGCGTCCGCGGCAATGGCTACCCCGGTGCCTCCGTGCCCTTGTTGCCGGGCGAAGGCTTTGCTAGAATGGTCCTCGGATCGCTTCACGAGGGATCAGCCGACCAGACGTGCGCAAGATTAAACTGCGAGAGGGCACCAACGCTGCCAGCCTGTTTGGGTCCCAAGACCGCCATCTCAAACTGATCGAAGATGCCCTGGGCGTGCAGATCGCTGCGCGCGGGGAGGAGCTGTCGCTCGAGGGGCCTCCCGACGCAGTCCAGAAGGCTGGGCGCATCATCGACGAATTGGCATCCCTGACCATCGAGGGCTACGAACTGCGTCCGGACGACGTGTCAGTGGCCGTGCGGGCCACGCACGGAGCGCAGGCCACCCCTCTCAAGGACTTGTTGGTGGGCACGGTGCCCATCGCGACGAAAAAGCGCTTCATCGCGCCCAAATCTGCCACGCAGAAAATCTATCTCGACGCGATCCAGAAATACGACATCGTCATTGGCATCGGGCCAGCCGGGACGGGCAAAACGTATCTGGCCATGGCCATGGCCGTTGCCGCGCTGACAAAACGCGAGGTGAGCCGCATCATCCTGGCGCGGCCCGCGGTGGAGGCGGGCGAAAAACTCGGCTTCCTGCCCGGCGACATGTACGCCAAGGTCAATCCCTATCTCCGGCCCCTCTACGACGCCCTCTTCGACATGATGGACGTCGAGCGGGCGAACCGGCTCATCGAGCGGGGCGAGATTGAGATCGCCCCGCTGGCCTTCATGCGCGGGCGGACGCTCAACGATTCGTTCGTGATCCTGGACGAGGCACAAAACGCCACCGCCGAGCAGATGAAGATGTTCCTGACGCGCCTCGGGTTCAACTCCAAGGTGGTCGTCACCGGCGACATCACGCAGGTGGATCTGCCCGCTGACCGCCGATCCGGCCTCATCGAGGTGCGCGACATCCTGCACGAAATTCCCGGCATTGAGTTCGTCTATTTCGACGAGCAGGACGTCGTCCGGCACCGGCTCGTGCGGGAGATCATCAAGGCCTACGACCGCCACCAGCCCCCGCCTCCGGGCGCACGCGGCGTGAAGTCGCACGCCCCGCGCCACCGGACCGGCGGCGACAATCAGCAACCACACTGATGTCAGTGCTGCTCGGCAGTCGTCTGCGCAGTCGGCGGCTGCGGCTGCCCGCGCTGCGTACGCTCGCGGCGCGCGTGCTGCGCGCCGCCGGCGCGGCGCGCTCCTCCGTCAGTCTTCTGCTGGTCGGTGATCGAACCATGCGCGGCCTGAATCGCCGGTATCGCCGCAAGGACCGTACGACCGACGTGCTGGCTTTTTTGGCCAGGGGTGCCCCGCCCCGTACGCCGTACGTTCCCCGGGGGACGTCGGCGCTGCTCGGGGACGTCGTGATCTCGCTCCCGCAGGCGGTGCGGCAGGCAAAAGCCGCCGGCCATTCGACGGATCGGGAGATGACCCTCCTGCTCATTCACGGGACGCTGCATCTGCTCGGCTACGATCATGAGCGGAGTGCGCGCGCGGCGCGGCGCATGCACCGCAAAGAGCGGGCGGTGCTGCGAGGCCTCGGTCGTATTCCCAGACTGATAGAAAGGCCCCGCTAACATGAGCTGGCTGGATTGCTTGCAGCAGGGGCTGGCGAAGACGCGCTCGGCGCTGAGCCGTTCGCTGGATGCCCTGACTGGCCGCGGGCTCGATCCGGCGGCGTGCGAGGACCTGGAAGCAGCGCTCATCGCCTCCGACATCGGCGCACGGACCGTGGCGCGGCTCATGGACCGTCTTCGGGAGCAGGGCGCTGCAGCCGGCACGGCGCGCGCGGTCCTGCGGGCGACCCTGCTGGACGTCCTGCGCAACGTTCCGCAGGAGCCGCTTGAGCGCCTCATCGCCAAGGGGCCCAACCCCTTCGTGATTCTGCTGGTCGGCGTCAACGGCGTTGGCAAGACCACGACCCTTGCCAAGCTGGCGCAGCGACTCAAACAGAGCGGGCGGACGCCGCTGCTCGTCGCGGGCGACACCTTCCGCGCGGCGGCCATCGAGCAACTGGAGCACTGGGGAGCGCGGATCGGCGTGGATGTGATCCGGCACACGCAGGGGGCCGATCCCTCGGCGGTCGTCTTCGACGGCCTCGCCGCCGCCAAGGCGCGCGGGGCGGACGTCGTGCTCATCGACACGGCCGGCCGGCTCCACACCAATACTAATTTGATGAACGAACTCAAAAAAGTGAAACGGGTGCTGGCGCGCGAGGTGCCCGGCGCGCCGCACGAAGTCCTGCTGGTGCTCGACGGCACGGTGGGCCAGAATGCGGTGGCGCAGGCGAAACAGTTCCACGATGCCGTCGGCGTGACAGGCCTGGCCCTGACCAAATTGGACGGCACCGCGCGCGGCGGCATCGTGGTGGCGATTGCGGAGGCGTTGAAGATTCCCGTGCGTCTGATCGGCGTCGGCGAATCAGCCGAGGCGCTGCAAGACTTCGACGCGCCGGCCTTCGTGGATGCGCTGATTGGACAGCGCTGACTCTATGCGCGTTCGCTGGCCGTCCATCGGGGTCGCAGTGGCACTCTTCGTTGGCGTGGATTATCCGGTCCAGGCCGCTCAGCCGCCCGCGCCTGCCGTCGACATTCTCCATCACCAGCTGGAAGTGCAGGTGACGCCCGCCACACATGAACTGCGGGCGGTGGACCAGATGACCGTCCGGGCGCTGACCGACGAGCTGCCCGAGGCGTCGTTCGTGCTCAACGCAAGCCTGCGCGTTGTCCTGGTGCTGGAGCCCGGTTCACGCGGCATCCGGCCCCTGGGGATCGTGGCTAAACCGGGTTCGTCCGAGCAGACCGTGACCGTGCGATTTGGGAAGCCCTTGCTGAAGGATGAGACGGTAGAGCTCGTCTGGCAGTATCAGGGCACGATCAACGACCCGCCGCACGACCCAAATCATCTGCGCTTTGTCACGCCCAGCGATACGGCCGGCCACATCGGTCCGGAGGGGGTCTATCTCAGCGGGGAGACCCGCTGGTATCCCGATCGGCAGGACTCGCTGGCCACGTTCGGCGTGCGTGTGCGGACGCCCTCGGACTGGCACGCGGTTACCCATGGCACGCAGCTCGCCCGGACGGTCGCCGACGGCGAGGCGGCGGCGGTCTGGGCCATTGCGGCAAAGACGGAAGCCCTCTCGCTGGTCGCCAACCGCTTTGTGGTCACCCGGCGCGACTGGAAGGGCGTTGAGGTTTCGACCTATTTGTTTCCCGATGACGCGGCGTTGGCCGAGGCGTATCTCGAGGCCTCGATCCAATATCTCGAGACCTATAGCAAGCTGCTTGGGCCCTATCCCTTTCCGAAGTTTTCTGTCGTGGAGAATTTTTTCCCCAGCGGCCTGGGGATGCCGTCCTTCACGCTGCTGGGCAGCGGCGTGGTCAAGCGGCATTACGTCCAGCCCTACGCGCTGGGCCACGAAATCGTCCATTCGTGGATCGGCAACCACGTGTTCAACGCGCCCGGACAGGGCAACTGGGTGGAGGGGCTGACGACCTATCTGGCCAATTACTATTACGAGGAGCTGACCGGCACGCCCGCGCAGGCGCGCGAGCAGCGGCGCATGATGCTGCTGGGCTACGCCGTCTATGTGCAGCCGGAGCAGGACTATCCGGTTGCGCAGTTCACGCAAACGCACGATCCGAAAGACAACGCCATCGGCTATCAAAAAGCCGCGATGATCTTCCATATGGTGCGGCGCAATCTGGGCGACGAGACCTTCTGGACGGCACTGCGCACGCTCGTCGCGCGGTACGGCGAGAAGCATGCGGGCTGGCGAGAGGTCGAGCAGACATTCGCCGACGCGTCCGGCCGGGACCTGCGAGAATTTTTTGCCCACTGGGTGGAGCAGCCGGGCGCCGCCCCTCTCCCACAGGCACCGTCCGTCCCGGCCGATCCCGAGTACAACTTGTTCCGGCGCATTCCGCGTGAAGCGCTGCCGCCCATGCTGAACCTCTTTGTGACTGACCCGGCGCGGGCGGTGGTGGTGCCGACAGGAGGCTCCGAGCAGGACCGTGTGCCCTATGTGGAGCTGGCCGCGCAGATAGCGGCAAAGGATGCGACCGTCGCTCGGCAGGACGAGCGGAATGTCGAGACCACGAAGGGGTCGTTGCTGGTGCTGGGCGGGCCCGGCATCAACACCGCAGCCGAGTGGGCGGTGCGCGGGTGTGGCGGGAATATCCGCATCGAAAAAGATGCTGTGATGATCGAAGGGAAGACCTATCAGGGGCCGGGGCTGGCTGCGCTGGTGTCGTGCCGGCGCCCGGACGATCCCGCGCACGTGGTGACGCTCTTTTATGGGGCCACACCGGCCGCCGCAGCGAAAGTGGCGCGGCGCTTGTTTTTTTACGGGTGGCAGGGCTATCTGGTGTTTCAGGACGGGGCCGTGGCCGCGCGCGGGGATTTGGCCGGCGCCCGCGACCGGGAGGTACAGGGTGCCGCGCAAGAAGGGTGAGGCCGAGGCCAAGGGGCAGGTGGGTATTCCGGCGGCGCTCGCGGCGGCCGTGGCGGCGCTTGCGATCCTCGCGCAGGCCGACGCGCAGCCTGCCCCGCAGCCTCAGTCGGTCTTGGCGGAGCGTCATCTCGCCAACATCCGCCAGTTGACGGCGGGGCGCAAAAATGCCGAGGCGTATTTTTCGACCGACGGCACGAAGCTGATTTTCCAATCCACAAACGATTGGGGCGGGGGCACGGTCACGCTGCCAGCGGGCACGCCCCTGTCGAGTACGAAGGGGCTGGGCTGCTACCAGATCTACGTGCTGGAGCTGGACACCAACAGCCTCCGCCGGGTTAGCCTCGGCACGGGCGCGAATACAAGCGGGTCCTTTTTCCCCGGCGACCGCCGCGTGCTCTTCGCCTCGACGCATCTCGCCCGCCAGCCATGTCCCCCGGAGCCGAAGCGCGCCGGCCGCGATCACTGGGCGCTAGACGACTACGACATTTATTCGATTGGTCTCAACGGACAGGGGCTCCACCGCATGACCGCGACGCCTGGCTATGACGCCGAGGCGACAATTGCCCCGGACGGGCGGACGATCGTCTTCACCTCGATGCGGGACGGCGATCCGGATCTGTATGCTATGAATCTGGACGGCACGCGCGTGCGCCGGCTCACGACGGAACTCGGCTACGACGGCGGGGCCTTCTTCTCACCCGACAGCAAGCGGATCGTCTATCGCGCCGCCCATCCGCAGAACCGGACCGAGCTGGAGGCCTACACGGCGCTGCTGGCCCAGCGCCTCGTTGCACCGGGGCCCTGGGACCTCTTCGTGATGAACGCCGACGGCAGCGGCAGGCGGCAGGTGACCACCAACGGCGCCTCCAACGGTGCGCCTGCATTCCATCCGGACGGGCAGCGAATCATTTTTTCCGCACGCAGCCAGGATCCCGGCACAGACGGCCCGCCGTCGTCCCACCTCCATCTCATCCACGCCGACGGCACGGGGGGCGAGCAGCTCACGACGGTGGGACGCGTCAACAGTTTTCCCCGGTTCTCGCCCGACGGCAGACGCCTCGTCTGGGTCTCGGATCGCCAGGCCACCGCGGACGGCGAGGTCAATCTCTTCATGGCCGACTGGGTGCCATAAATGGAAGGCACGGATCAAGCGGTGCGTGGCGAGCCGGTCGAGCGCGCACCGCACCGGGCGGCCCCCCGCGCGGTCAGCCGGGTGCCGCTTGCCTGCGCCCTGGCCGCGCTCGTACTTCTTGTCGGCGCGGTGCGCCAGATGGATCGGCCCACCCTTGAAGTCGTCCGAGCCTTGCGCGCAGTCGCAATCGAGCGGGTGGGCGACGCCGGCGATCTGCTCGGCAAGGGCTGGACGCTGCTGGCACTCAGCGGGCTCTTCGTGGCCGTGGGCTACTGGCGTGCCGATTCGACGTGGCGCGCCGCCGGCGTCCAGGGCTGGATCGCCCACGCCGTCACAGGGATTCTGGTCCAAGGACTTAAGCACAGCCTCGGGCGTCCGCGGCCGCGCCTCCATCAGGAGGACACCTTCGTCACCGGGCCGACGCTCGAAGCAGGCTACGATTCGTTTCCCTCCGGCCACGCGGCCATCTCGTTTGCCGTTGCCGCTGTCCTGGCAACGCATTTCCCGCGCTGGGCGCGCCCGGCCTATGCGCTGGCCGGGTTCGTTGCGCTGACCCGCATCTTCCGTGGTGCGCATTTCGTCTCCGATGTGGTGGCGGGCATCGGGCTGGGGCTTGTCGTCGGCACGTTGGTCGTGGCCCCAAGGCATCAGTGGAGGATCAGAGTGCAGGCGTGTGTCGTGCCGGCCGTGTCCTGGCTCGTGGCGGGCGGTGCGCTTCTGTGGCTGCTCGTCTGGCCGGCGTCCGATCTGCGCACGGCCGGCCTGCTGCTTGGCGCCGGCGTGCTGACCGGACTCTCGCACTGGACGGCACGAGGCGCGCGATCCGAAGCCGTCCGCTAGCCCTCCCCCGCCTCGGAGCAGTCGTCTTACTGTTTATATCTCGCGTGCGGATCCTTTGCCGGATCGTAGACTGGCGGTGGGGGAAGATTGGCCGGTAACTTGAGGATGGAGTCGCTGGCCAGCAAACTGTAGCCCGAGCTCTGCAAAATCGTGACAAACCCCGCGGCCTCCGGCGGCAGCTTGGGCTTTAGACGTGAGGGCAGCAGGATTAGGGTCCGGCCCGTTCCGGACACAAGCGGGCGCAGCTGGTCCTCCTCGCCGGGCCTGATCACGAGCACTGGCCGTTTTGCGTAAAAGATCAGCGACGGCCGCGCCGGGCCGTAGAGAATCAGCCGGTCGTCTGGGCCGAGGTTCACGCCCGCGGCATAGGCCAGCTCCTGCGGCGGGGCGATGAAGGCGGCGTTGAACCGCGGCAGGATCACTTGGATCGCCAGCAGGATCACGATTGCGATCATGGCGCCCGCGGCCCAGAAGGTGCCCGCCCGCCGGTCGTCCGAGAAGCCGAAGACGCCGATCAGCGCGCAGCCGAGCACGAGCGTCAGGCCGACGGCGACAGGGCCAAAGCCCGGCGAGGCCTGCGAGGCCATGGGAAATTCCTTGCCAATCACGTCGATGAACCGGTCGTAGAGCGCCGGCGCCGAGGAGAAGCCCAGCCCCAGCAGGAAGCCCAGCCCCATCGTGAGATGGATGGCCGCGCGCAGGCCCGGCGGGGCCGGCTCAGAGAGGCAGCGGTTCCAGTAACAGGCGGCCAGGATCGCGGCAGCCGGAAACAGCGGACCAATATAATGGGGCAGTCGCGTGGCGGAGAGGCTGAAGAACACAAAACCGGCTACCAGCCACAGCGCGGCGAAGAGTTCCAGGTCACCAGCTCGGCCCTGGAGGCTGCCTCTCGAGGCGCGCCACTCCTGCCACGTCTGGTAGAGGGCCACGGAGGTCAATCCGCTCCACGGGAAAAAGCCAAACAGGAGGATCGGCACATAAAAGAGCAGCGTTCCGCCGTGGCCGCCGATCGTGTGTGCAAACCGGCCGATCGTATCGGCCTGTGCCGACTGGCTGTAGCGGCTGCCGTGGAGGGCGAGCATCGTGGCGTACCAGGGCAGGGCGATTGCCAGACACACTGCCAGGCCCGCGAGCGGAACGCCCTTCTGCCAGAATTGTGGCCAGCGTTTGGTGAGCGTGAGATAGGGCACAACGGCCAGCAGCGGCACGGCCAGGCCGATGGGGCCTTTGGTCAATGTGCCAAGGCCCATGCCCACGTAGAAGAGCCAGATCCAGTGGCGGGCGCGCGCCTCTCCGTTGAACCCAAGCCAAAACCCATAGAGCGACAGGGTGGTGCACAAGATCAGCACGCTGTCGGTCAGGGCCATGCGACCGATCGCGACGATTTCCAGGTTCAAGAGCAGCATCACGGCACTGAGCAGGCCGACCAGCGGCGTGCGGAGGCGCGCCAGCACCAGATACTGGAGCAGGATCAGTCCGACCCCGGCCACGGCCGAGGGCAGGCGGGCGCTGAATTCGGAGACGCCGAAGGTTGTATAGGCCGCGCTCATCAGCCAGTAGATGAAGGCCGGTTTGGCGAAGCGGGGCTGGTAGTTGAGGGTGGGGCTGACCCAATCGCCCGTTTCGACCATCTCGCGAGCGGCCTCGGCGTTACTGCCCTCGTCGCGGTCGGTTAGGCCGAGGCTCCCCAGCCCGAGAAAGAAAAGAAGGGCGGCCAGGGCCAGCAGGAGAACGAGGTGGACGCTCCGGTTGTCCTGTACAGCTGGATGCCACTCAACCTCATTCATGTGGGGTCCTGGGTCTGTGCAGGGGCTGCTGCGGAGCGGCTGGCACGGGCGATCAGCATGAGATTGCGCAGGTAGACGATGGCGCCGACGCTCTGGCCGGCGATGAACACGGGGTCTTTGCGATAGAGGGCATAGGCGAGCGTGATCAGGCCGCCGATGAGGCTCATGTACCAGAAGGCGACCGGGACGCGGCTCTCGGCGTGCTTCTCCGAGGCGATCCACTGCACGACCCAGCGCATGAAAAAAACCCCCTGCCCAAGAAAGCCGATCCCAAGCCAGAGGAGTTCGGTTGTGCTCATGGTTTGAGACGATACCGCAGAACGCGCGTGTACATCCACCGGACGGCCAGCAGGTCGCAGAGGCTACGCCAGAGCCGGTTGCCGACGCCGTACTTGGAGAGGCCGTGCGCCCGCGGGTAATGCCGGACGGGGACCTCGGTGAGCGTGAAGCCGTGCATGCGCGCCAGTGCAGGAAAGAACCGGTGCATGCCCTCGAAGAGCGACAGTTTCTCGACGACCGCGCGCCGGAATATTTTGAGCGAGCAGCCGGTGTCGTGAATCGTGTCGCCCAGCACCAGGGTGCGGAATCCGTAGGCGATGCGAGAGGAGAGTGTCCGCACCAGATTGTCGTGCCGGTTTGTGCGCCAGCCGCAGACGAGGTCGTACTGTGCGGCCAGCGGCAGCAGCACGAGGATGTCGGCCGGATC
Above is a genomic segment from Nitrospira sp. containing:
- the rlmB gene encoding 23S rRNA (guanosine(2251)-2'-O)-methyltransferase RlmB, producing the protein MIFGLHAVEEALRSGARPLRRLAVVHTDRQFAPLVELARSAGVPVRIEPRQAIDRLVPSGRHQGIVAFVGAKAYAELEDILRAARDRNQPPLVLLLDGVEDPHNLGAVLRTAEAAGAHGVIIPERRAVGLTATVAKASAGAVEHLPVACVTNLSRAIEELKAQNLWVYALDPSADKSCTALDLTGPVALVLGGEDKGVRAGVLEKCDDRAKIPMHGRVASLNVSAAAAIVLFEVVRQRTRGSGA
- a CDS encoding PhoH family protein; its protein translation is MRKIKLREGTNAASLFGSQDRHLKLIEDALGVQIAARGEELSLEGPPDAVQKAGRIIDELASLTIEGYELRPDDVSVAVRATHGAQATPLKDLLVGTVPIATKKRFIAPKSATQKIYLDAIQKYDIVIGIGPAGTGKTYLAMAMAVAALTKREVSRIILARPAVEAGEKLGFLPGDMYAKVNPYLRPLYDALFDMMDVERANRLIERGEIEIAPLAFMRGRTLNDSFVILDEAQNATAEQMKMFLTRLGFNSKVVVTGDITQVDLPADRRSGLIEVRDILHEIPGIEFVYFDEQDVVRHRLVREIIKAYDRHQPPPPGARGVKSHAPRHRTGGDNQQPH
- the ybeY gene encoding rRNA maturation RNase YbeY, which produces MSVLLGSRLRSRRLRLPALRTLAARVLRAAGAARSSVSLLLVGDRTMRGLNRRYRRKDRTTDVLAFLARGAPPRTPYVPRGTSALLGDVVISLPQAVRQAKAAGHSTDREMTLLLIHGTLHLLGYDHERSARAARRMHRKERAVLRGLGRIPRLIERPR
- the ftsY gene encoding signal recognition particle-docking protein FtsY, which produces MSWLDCLQQGLAKTRSALSRSLDALTGRGLDPAACEDLEAALIASDIGARTVARLMDRLREQGAAAGTARAVLRATLLDVLRNVPQEPLERLIAKGPNPFVILLVGVNGVGKTTTLAKLAQRLKQSGRTPLLVAGDTFRAAAIEQLEHWGARIGVDVIRHTQGADPSAVVFDGLAAAKARGADVVLIDTAGRLHTNTNLMNELKKVKRVLAREVPGAPHEVLLVLDGTVGQNAVAQAKQFHDAVGVTGLALTKLDGTARGGIVVAIAEALKIPVRLIGVGESAEALQDFDAPAFVDALIGQR
- a CDS encoding M1 family metallopeptidase gives rise to the protein MRVRWPSIGVAVALFVGVDYPVQAAQPPAPAVDILHHQLEVQVTPATHELRAVDQMTVRALTDELPEASFVLNASLRVVLVLEPGSRGIRPLGIVAKPGSSEQTVTVRFGKPLLKDETVELVWQYQGTINDPPHDPNHLRFVTPSDTAGHIGPEGVYLSGETRWYPDRQDSLATFGVRVRTPSDWHAVTHGTQLARTVADGEAAAVWAIAAKTEALSLVANRFVVTRRDWKGVEVSTYLFPDDAALAEAYLEASIQYLETYSKLLGPYPFPKFSVVENFFPSGLGMPSFTLLGSGVVKRHYVQPYALGHEIVHSWIGNHVFNAPGQGNWVEGLTTYLANYYYEELTGTPAQAREQRRMMLLGYAVYVQPEQDYPVAQFTQTHDPKDNAIGYQKAAMIFHMVRRNLGDETFWTALRTLVARYGEKHAGWREVEQTFADASGRDLREFFAHWVEQPGAAPLPQAPSVPADPEYNLFRRIPREALPPMLNLFVTDPARAVVVPTGGSEQDRVPYVELAAQIAAKDATVARQDERNVETTKGSLLVLGGPGINTAAEWAVRGCGGNIRIEKDAVMIEGKTYQGPGLAALVSCRRPDDPAHVVTLFYGATPAAAAKVARRLFFYGWQGYLVFQDGAVAARGDLAGARDREVQGAAQEG
- a CDS encoding phosphatase PAP2 family protein; this encodes MEGTDQAVRGEPVERAPHRAAPRAVSRVPLACALAALVLLVGAVRQMDRPTLEVVRALRAVAIERVGDAGDLLGKGWTLLALSGLFVAVGYWRADSTWRAAGVQGWIAHAVTGILVQGLKHSLGRPRPRLHQEDTFVTGPTLEAGYDSFPSGHAAISFAVAAVLATHFPRWARPAYALAGFVALTRIFRGAHFVSDVVAGIGLGLVVGTLVVAPRHQWRIRVQACVVPAVSWLVAGGALLWLLVWPASDLRTAGLLLGAGVLTGLSHWTARGARSEAVR
- a CDS encoding glycosyltransferase family 39 protein: MNEVEWHPAVQDNRSVHLVLLLALAALLFFLGLGSLGLTDRDEGSNAEAAREMVETGDWVSPTLNYQPRFAKPAFIYWLMSAAYTTFGVSEFSARLPSAVAGVGLILLQYLVLARLRTPLVGLLSAVMLLLNLEIVAIGRMALTDSVLILCTTLSLYGFWLGFNGEARARHWIWLFYVGMGLGTLTKGPIGLAVPLLAVVPYLTLTKRWPQFWQKGVPLAGLAVCLAIALPWYATMLALHGSRYSQSAQADTIGRFAHTIGGHGGTLLFYVPILLFGFFPWSGLTSVALYQTWQEWRASRGSLQGRAGDLELFAALWLVAGFVFFSLSATRLPHYIGPLFPAAAILAACYWNRCLSEPAPPGLRAAIHLTMGLGFLLGLGFSSAPALYDRFIDVIGKEFPMASQASPGFGPVAVGLTLVLGCALIGVFGFSDDRRAGTFWAAGAMIAIVILLAIQVILPRFNAAFIAPPQELAYAAGVNLGPDDRLILYGPARPSLIFYAKRPVLVIRPGEEDQLRPLVSGTGRTLILLPSRLKPKLPPEAAGFVTILQSSGYSLLASDSILKLPANLPPPPVYDPAKDPHARYKQ
- a CDS encoding lipid A biosynthesis protein; this encodes MSTTELLWLGIGFLGQGVFFMRWVVQWIASEKHAESRVPVAFWYMSLIGGLITLAYALYRKDPVFIAGQSVGAIVYLRNLMLIARASRSAAAPAQTQDPT
- a CDS encoding glycosyltransferase family 2 protein, encoding MSGPVCPWISVVIPIKDEKDTLPSLTAQLLKVLAPHEQSRSRPFEILYVDDGSTDGSSHVLDNLAAQHAQVRVLHFDRNYGQTAAFDAGFRHAHGELIVPMDGDLQLDPADILVLLPLAAQYDLVCGWRTNRHDNLVRTLSSRIAYGFRTLVLGDTIHDTGCSLKIFRRAVVEKLSLFEGMHRFFPALARMHGFTLTEVPVRHYPRAHGLSKYGVGNRLWRSLCDLLAVRWMYTRVLRYRLKP